From a single Anolis carolinensis isolate JA03-04 unplaced genomic scaffold, rAnoCar3.1.pri scaffold_59, whole genome shotgun sequence genomic region:
- the LOC134295015 gene encoding potassium voltage-gated channel subfamily V member 2-like — MSGTRRRSVSLSSNLKIGDYRRCCLTPAEEELHIPFAQDKVVKPWCSMHNVSGMRHGGYAARRTRSGNMNLNIGGRRFQMSYAAAARHPTTRLGRLAAASQPSLRAALCDDYSVPENEFFFDRDPVVFLYVFHFYRSGVMWVMEELCPSNFAEEVAYWGLHMKYAQRCCRILFEEKQDELAEYLKIQRELEAELEPVEREEHFEGKFLGGLRKAIWNLIENPYSSIPAKVIAILSSFFVLISIVGMTLSTVEEMQHKASKRCMQQLETVCAVFFTVEYLMRLASTSTLRQFLRAAFSAIDLVAILPFYVQLLFESLGEGEGGPGGDYQEELHRMRSVGKLGKVLKLIKLMRIFRILKLARHSTGLRAFGFTLRQCYQQVCCLFLFIAMGVFTFSALMHSVEHDVPGTNFTSIPDAWWWAAVSLSTVGYGDTVPDTFLGRVVAFGCISFGIILNGMPISILYNKFSDYYAKLKSHEVQATGSLKAARELRLKERAWRKFTQACCAEYGGHEAPGTPAHTRRPEPPSPAHRPTPTPAPLARQPEPAPRAPRTPMGRRLDYPVPHPHHDYLDHHPAHLTLLSGHPTPPPPYVFPPPALQRHRSRKRAEHHEG, encoded by the exons GGAGATCGGTGAGCCTGTCGTCGAACTTGAAGATCGGGGACTACCGCCGTTGTTGCTTGACGCCGGCGGAGGAAGAGCTGCACATCCCGTTTGCGCAGGACAAGGTGGTGAAGCCGTGGTGCTCGATGCACAACGTCTCCGGCATGCGGCACGGAGGTTACGCCGCCCGGCGCACCCGCAGCGGCAACATGAACCTCAACATCGGTGGCCGGCGGTTCCAGATGTCGTACGCGGCGGCCGCGCGGCACCCGACCACCCGCCTGGGCCGACTGGCGGCGGCGTCGCAACCGTCCCTTCGCGCGGCGCTGTGCGACGACTACTCGGTGCCCGAGAACGAGTTCTTCTTCGACCGCGACCCGGTGGTGTTCCTGTACGTGTTCCACTTCTACCGCAGCGGGGTGATGTGGGTGATGGAGGAGCTGTGCCCGTCCAACTTTGCGGAGGAGGTGGCCTACTGGGGCCTGCACATGAAATACGCCCAGCGGTGTTGCCGCATCTTGTTCGAGGAGAAGCAGGACGAGCTGGCCGAGTATCTCAAGATCCAGCGCGAGTTGGAAGCCGAGCTCGAGCCGGTGGAACGCGAGGAGCACTTTGAGGGGAAGTTTCTCGGCGGGCTGCGCAAGGCGATCTGGAACCTGATCGAGAACCCGTACTCGTCCATCCCGGCCAAGGTGATCGCCATCCTCTCCAGCTTCTTCGTGCTGATCTCCATCGTTGGAATGACGCTGAGCACGGTCGAAGAGATGCAGCACAAGGCGAGCAAGCGTTGCATGCAGCAGCTGGAGACGGTGTGCGCGGTGTTCTTCACGGTGGAGTACCTGATGCGGCTGGCCTCCACCTCCACCCTGCGCCAGTTCCTGCGCGCGGCCTTCAGCGCCATCGACCTGGTGGCCATCCTGCCCTTCTACGTCCAGCTGCTCTTTGAGAGCCTGGGCGAGGGCGAGGGCGGCCCCGGCGGGGACTACCAGGAGGAGCTCCACCGCATGCGCTCCGTGGGAAAGCTGGGCAAGGTGCTCAAGCTCATCAAGCTCATGCGCATCTTCCGCATCCTCAAGCTGGCCCGGCACTCCACCGGCCTCCGCGCCTTCGGCTTCACCCTCCGACAGTGCTACCAGCAGGTCTGCTGCCTCTTCCTCTTCATCGCCATGGGCGTCTTCACCTTCTCCGCTCTCATGCACTCCGTCGAGCACGACGTGCCCGGCACTAACTTCACCAGCATCCCCGACGCATGGTGGTGGGCCGCC GTGAGCCTCTCGACGGTGGGCTACGGGGACACGGTTCCGGACACGTTCCTGGGCCGCGTGGTGGCCTTCGGCTGCATCTCCTTCGGGATCATCCTCAACGGGATGCCCATCTCCATCCTCTACAACAAGTTCTCCGACTACTACGCCAAGCTCAAGTCCCACGAGGTCCAGGCCACCGGGTCCCTCAAGGCCGCCCGCGAGCTGCGCCTCAAGGAGCGCGCCTGGAGGAAGTTCACCCAGGCCTGCTGCGCCGAGTACGGCGGGCACGAAGCCCCCGGCACCCCCGCCCACACGCGCAGGCCCGAGCCCCCCAGCCCCGCCCACCGCCCCACACCCACCCCCGCACCCCTCGCCCGGCAGCCGGAGCCCGCCCCGCGCGCCCCACGCACCCCCATGGGACGCCGGCTGGACTACCCGGTCCCCCACCCGCACCACGACTACCTGGACCACCACCCGGCCCacctcaccctgctctccggacACCCCACCCCGCCCCCGCCCTACGTCTTCCCGCCCCCCGCCCTCCAGAGGCACCGCTCCCGGAAGAGGGCCGAGCACCAcgagggttaa